In a genomic window of Macaca nemestrina isolate mMacNem1 chromosome 18, mMacNem.hap1, whole genome shotgun sequence:
- the SEPTIN1 gene encoding septin-1 isoform X1, which translates to MAGGVMDKEYVGFAALPNQLHRKSVKKGFDFTLMVAGESGLGKSTLINSLFLTNLYEDRQVPEASARLTQTLAIERRGVEIEEGGVKVKLTLVDTPGFGDSVDCSDCWLPVVKFIEEQFEQYLRDESGLNRKNIQDSRVHCCLYFISPFGRGLRPLDVAFLRAVHEKVNIIPVIGKADALMPQETQALKQKIRDQLKEEEIHIYQFPECDSDEDEDFKRQDAEMKESIPFAVVGSCEVVRDGGKRPVRGRRYSWGTVEVENPHHCDFLNLRRMLVQTHLQDLKEVTHDLLYEGYRARCLQSLARPGARDRASRSKLSRQSATEIPLPMLPLADTEKLIREKDEELRRMQEMLEKMQAQMQQSQTQGEQSDTL; encoded by the exons ATGGCTGGCGGAGTCATG GACAAGGAGTACGTGGGTTTTGCTGCCCTCCCCAACCAGCTGCACCGCAAGTCTGTCAAGAAGGGGTTTGACTTCACACTAATGGTGGCAG GGGAGTCAGGCCTAGGGAAATCCACCCTCATCAACAGCCTCTTCCTCACCAACCTCTATGAGGATCGCCAGGTGCCAGAGGCCAGTG CTCGCTTGACACAGACCCTGGCCATTGAGCGCCGGGGTGTGGAGATCGAGGAAGGAGGTGTGAAAGTGAAGCTAACCCTTGTGGACACGCCTGGCTTTGGGGACTCAGTGGACTGCTCTGACTg CTGGCTTCCCGTGGTGAAATTCATCGAGGAGCAGTTTGAGCAGTACCTTAGGGATGAGAGTGGCCTGAACCGGAAGAACATCCAGGACTCCCGCGTCCATTGCTGCCTCTACTTCATCTCACCCTTTGGCCGGGG GCTCCGGCCCCTAGATGTGGCCTTCCTTCGGGCGGTACACGAGAAAGTCAACATCATCCCAGTCATTGGCAAAGCGGATGCCCTGATGCCCCAGGAAACCCAGGCCCTCAAGCAGAAG ATCCGGGATCAGTTGAAGGAGGAGGAGATCCACATCTACCAGTTCCCTGAATGTGACTCTGACGAAGATGAAGACTTCAAGAGGCAGGATGCAGAGATGAAG GAAAGCATCCCTTTTGCAGTCGTGGGTTCATGCGAGGTGGTGAGGGATGGCGGGAAGCGACCGGTGAGGGGACGCCGCTACTCCTGGGGGACCGTGGAGG TGGAGAACCCACATCACTGCGATTTCCTGAACCTGCGACGGATGCTGGTGCAGACACACCTGCAGGACCTGAAAGAGGTGACGCACGATCTGCTCTACGAGGGCTACCGGGCCCGCTGCCTACAGAGCCTGGCCCGGCCTGGGGCTCGCGATCGAGCCAGCCGCAG TAAGCTTTCCCGCCAAAGCGCCACGGAGATCCCGCTGCCCATGCTGCCTCTGGCGGACACCGAGAAGCTGATCCGCGAGAAAGACGAAGAG CTGCGCCGCATGCAAGAGATGCTAGAGAAGATGCAGGCCCAGATGCAGCAGAGCCAGACCCAGGGCGAGCAGTCAGACACCCTTTGA
- the SEPTIN1 gene encoding septin-1 isoform X2: MAGGVMDKEYVGFAALPNQLHRKSVKKGFDFTLMVAGESGLGKSTLINSLFLTNLYEDRQVPEASARLTQTLAIERRGVEIEEGGVKVKLTLVDTPGFGDSVDCSDCWLPVVKFIEEQFEQYLRDESGLNRKNIQDSRVHCCLYFISPFGRGLRPLDVAFLRAVHEKVNIIPVIGKADALMPQETQALKQKESIPFAVVGSCEVVRDGGKRPVRGRRYSWGTVEVENPHHCDFLNLRRMLVQTHLQDLKEVTHDLLYEGYRARCLQSLARPGARDRASRSKLSRQSATEIPLPMLPLADTEKLIREKDEELRRMQEMLEKMQAQMQQSQTQGEQSDTL, from the exons ATGGCTGGCGGAGTCATG GACAAGGAGTACGTGGGTTTTGCTGCCCTCCCCAACCAGCTGCACCGCAAGTCTGTCAAGAAGGGGTTTGACTTCACACTAATGGTGGCAG GGGAGTCAGGCCTAGGGAAATCCACCCTCATCAACAGCCTCTTCCTCACCAACCTCTATGAGGATCGCCAGGTGCCAGAGGCCAGTG CTCGCTTGACACAGACCCTGGCCATTGAGCGCCGGGGTGTGGAGATCGAGGAAGGAGGTGTGAAAGTGAAGCTAACCCTTGTGGACACGCCTGGCTTTGGGGACTCAGTGGACTGCTCTGACTg CTGGCTTCCCGTGGTGAAATTCATCGAGGAGCAGTTTGAGCAGTACCTTAGGGATGAGAGTGGCCTGAACCGGAAGAACATCCAGGACTCCCGCGTCCATTGCTGCCTCTACTTCATCTCACCCTTTGGCCGGGG GCTCCGGCCCCTAGATGTGGCCTTCCTTCGGGCGGTACACGAGAAAGTCAACATCATCCCAGTCATTGGCAAAGCGGATGCCCTGATGCCCCAGGAAACCCAGGCCCTCAAGCAGAAG GAAAGCATCCCTTTTGCAGTCGTGGGTTCATGCGAGGTGGTGAGGGATGGCGGGAAGCGACCGGTGAGGGGACGCCGCTACTCCTGGGGGACCGTGGAGG TGGAGAACCCACATCACTGCGATTTCCTGAACCTGCGACGGATGCTGGTGCAGACACACCTGCAGGACCTGAAAGAGGTGACGCACGATCTGCTCTACGAGGGCTACCGGGCCCGCTGCCTACAGAGCCTGGCCCGGCCTGGGGCTCGCGATCGAGCCAGCCGCAG TAAGCTTTCCCGCCAAAGCGCCACGGAGATCCCGCTGCCCATGCTGCCTCTGGCGGACACCGAGAAGCTGATCCGCGAGAAAGACGAAGAG CTGCGCCGCATGCAAGAGATGCTAGAGAAGATGCAGGCCCAGATGCAGCAGAGCCAGACCCAGGGCGAGCAGTCAGACACCCTTTGA
- the LOC105482912 gene encoding CD2 antigen cytoplasmic tail-binding protein 2 codes for MPKRKVTFQGVGDEEDEDEISVPKKKLVDPVAGSGGPGSRFKGKHSLDSDEEDDDDGGSSKYDILASEDVEGQEAATLPSEGGVRITPFNLQEEMEEGHFDADGNYFLNRDAQIRDSWLDNIDWVKIRERPPGQHQASDSEEEDSLGQTPMSAQALLEGLLELLLPRETVAGALRRLGARGGGKGSSKGPGRPSSPQRLDRLSGLADQMVARGNLGVYQETRERLAMRLKGLGCQTVGPHNPTPPPSLDMFAEEVAEEELETPTPTQRGEAESPGDGLVDVMWEYKWENTGDAELYGPFTSAQMQTWVSEGYFPDGVYCRKLDPPGGQFYNSKRIDFELYT; via the exons ATGCCAAAGAGGAAAGTGACCTTCCAAGGCGTGGGAGATGAGGAAGATGAGGATGAAATCAGTGTCCCCAAGAAGAAG CTGGTGGACCCTGTGGCTGGGTCAGGGGGTCCTGGGAGCCGCTTCAAAGGCAAACACTCTTTGGATAGCGATgaggaggatgatgatgatgggggGTCCAGCAAATACGACATCCTGGCCTCAGAGGATGTAGAAG GTCAGGAGGCAGCCACACTCCCCAGCGAGGGGGGTGTTCGGATCACACCCTTTAACCTgcaggaggagatggaggaaggaCACTTTGATGCTGATGGCAACTACTTCCTGAACCGGGATGCTCAGATCCGAGACAGCTGGCTGGACAACATTGACTGG GTGAAGATCCGGGAGCGGCCACCTGGCCAGCACCAGGCCTCAGACTCGGAGGAGGAAGACAGCTTGGGCCAGACCCCAATGAGTGCCCAAGCCCTCTTGGAGGGACTTTTGGAGCTTCTGTTGCCTAGAGAGACAGTGGCTGGGGCACTGAGGCGTCTGGGGGCccgaggaggaggaaaagggagcAGCAAGGGGCCTGGGCGTCCCAGTTCCCCTCAGCGCCTGGACCGGCTCTCCGGGTTGGCCGACCAGATGGTGGCCCGGGGCAACCTTGGCGTGTACCAGGAAACAAGGGAACGGTTGGCTATGCGGCTGAAGGGTTTGGGGTGTCAGACCGTGGGACCCCACAATCCCACACCCCCACCCTCCCTGGACATGTTCGCTGAGGAAGTGGCAGAGGAGGAACTGGAGACCCCAACCCCTACCCAGAGAGGAG AAGCAGAGTCGCCAGGAGATGGTCTGGTGGATGTGATGTGGGAATATAAGTGGGAGAACACGGGGGATGCCGAGCTGTATGGGCCCTTCACCAGCGCCCAGATGCAG ACCTGGGTGAGTGAAGGCTACTTCCCGGACGGTGTTTATTGCCGGAAGCTGGACCCCCCTGGTGGTCAGTTCTACAACTCCAAACGCATTGACTTTGAGCTCTACACCTGA
- the MYL11 gene encoding myosin regulatory light chain 11, translating to MAPKKAKRRAVEGGSSSVFSMFDQTQIQEFKEAFTVIDQNRDGIIDKEDLRDTFAAMGRLNVKNEELDAMMKEASGPINFTVFLTMFGEKLKGADPEDVITGAFKVLDPEGKGTIKKKFLEELLTTQCDRFTPEEIKNMWAAFPPDVGGNVDYKNICYVITHGDAKDQE from the exons ATG GCACCCAAGAAGGCCAAGAGAAGGGCAGTAGAGGGTGGAAGTTCCAGCGTCTTCTCCATGTTTGACCAGACTCagatccaggagttcaaggag GCCTTCACTGTGATCGACCAGAACCGTGATGGTATTATCGACAAGGAGGACCTTCGGGACACCTTCGCAGCCATGG GCCGCCTCAATGTGAAGAATGAGGAGTTGGATGCCATGATGAAGGAAGCCAGTGGTCCCATCAACTTCACCGTCTTCCTGACCATGTTCGGGGAAAAGCTCAAGG GTGCCGACCCTGAGGATGTGATAACTGGAGCCTTCAAGGTCCTGGACCCTGAAGGAAAGGGCACCATCAAGAAGAAGTT CCTGGAGGAGCTGCTGACCACGCAGTGTGACCGCTTCACCCCGGAGGAG ATCAAGAACATGTGGGCTGCTTTCCCCCCCGACGTGGGCGGCAACGTCGACTACAAAAACATCTGCTACGTCATCACGCACGGCGACGCCAAGGACCAGGAGTAG
- the LOC105482910 gene encoding TBC1 domain family member 10B, whose amino-acid sequence METGPAPLVAPPRRHGTPAAPSPPPRGSRAGPVVVVAPGPPVTTATSAPVTLVAPGEARPAWVPGSAQTSAPAPAPAPAVTGSTVVVLTLEASPEAPKPQVPSGPEPSEPAAVAGAETSRALAAGADSPRTEEARPSPAPGSGTPTGTPTRTPSRTAPGALTAKPPLAPKPGTTVASGVTARSASGQVTGGHGAAAATSSSAGQAPEDPLGPGAGPSGTCEAPVAVVTVTPAPEPVENSQDLGSTSSLGPGISGPRGQAPDTLSYLDSVSLMSGTLESLADDVSSMGSDSEINGLALRKTDKYGFLGGSQYSGSLESSIPVDVARQRELKWLDMFSNWDKWLSRRFQKVKLRCRKGIPSSLRAKAWQYLSNSKELLEQNPGKFEELERAPGDPKWLDVIEKDLHRQFPFHEMFAARGGHGQQDLYRILKAYTIYRPDEGYCQAQAPVAAVLLMHMPAEQAFWCLVQICDKYLPGYYSAGLEAIQLDGEIFFALLRRASPLAHRHLRRQRIDPVLYMTEWFMCIFARTLPWASVLRVWDMFFCEGVKIIFRVALVLLRHTLGSVEKLRSCQGMYETMEQLRNLPQQCMQEDFLVHEVTNLPVTEALIERENAAQLKKWRETRGELQYRPSRRLHGSRAIHEERRRQQPPLGPSSSLLSLPGLKSRGSRAAGGAPSPPPPVRRASAGPAPGPVVTAEGLHPSLPSPTGNSTPLGSSKETRKQEKERQKQEKEREKERQKQEKEREKERQKQEKEREKQEKEREKQEKEREKQEKERQKQEKKAQGRKLSLRRKADGPPGPHDGGDKPSAAEARQDAYF is encoded by the exons ATGGAGACCGGCCCGGCGCCCCTGGTGGCCCCGCCGCGCCGTCATGGCACCCCCGCGGCCCCGTCGCCGCCGCCCCGGGGTTCCCGGGCCGGGCCCGTCGTGGTGGTGGCTCCGGGACCTCCAGTGACTACGGCCACTTCGGCCCCCGTCACCCTGGTGGCCCCCGGGGAGGCGCGGCCCGCCTGGGTCCCGGGGTCGGCCCAGACCTctgccccggccccggccccagcCCCGGCCGTCACGGGCAGCACGGTGGTGGTGCTGACCCTGGAGGCCTCGCCCGAAGCCCCAAAGCCTCAGGTCCCCTCCGGCCCGGAACCCTCAGAGCCCGCGGCCGTGGCTGGAGCTGAGACGTCAAGGGCTCTGGCCGCAGGGGCAGACTCTCCGAGGACAGAGGAGGCTCGACCCTCACCCGCCCCAGGATCAGGGACCCCCACCGGGACCCCTACCAGGACCCCTTCCAGAACGGCTCCTGGGGCCCTGACCGCCAAACCCCCGCTTGCCCCCAAGCCGGGAACCACAGTGGCCTCAGGAGTGACTGCACGGAGTGCATCAGGACAAGTGACAGGTGGGCATGGAGCTGCCGCAGCAACATCATCATCAGCAGGACAGGCTCCTGAGGACCCCTTAGGCCCTGGCGCAGGCCCCTCGGGGACTTGTGAGGCTCCGGTAGCTGTCGTGACCGTGACCCCAGCTCCGGAGCCTGTTGAAAACTCTCAAGACCTGGGCTCCACGTCCAGCCTGGGACCTGGCATCTCTGGGCCTCGAGGGCAGGCCCCGGACACGCTGAGTTACTTGGACTCCGTGAGCCTCATGTCTGGGACCTTGGAGTCCTTGGCGGATGATGTGAGCTCCATGGGCTCAGACTCAGAGATAAACGGGCTGGCCCTGCGCAAGACGGACAAGTATGGCTTCCTTGGGGGCAGCCAGTACTCGGGCAGCCT AGAGAGCTCCATTCCCGTGGACGTGGCTCGGCAGCGGGAGCTCAAATGGCTGGACATGTTCAGTAACTGGGATAAGTGGCTGTCACGGCGATTCCAGAAG GTGAAGCTGCGCTGCCGGAAGGGGATCCCCTCATCTCTCAGAGCCAAGGCCTGGCAGTACCTGTCTAATAGCAAGGAACTTCTGGAGCAGAACCCAGGAAAGTTTGAG GAGCTGGAACGGGCTCCTGGGGACCCCAAGTGGCTGGATGTGATTGAGAAGGACCTGCACCGCCAGTTCCCTTTCCACGAGATGTTTGCTGCTCGAGGGGGGCATGG GCAACAGGACCTGTACCGAATCCTGAAGGCCTACACCATCTACCGGCCTGACGAGGGTTACTGCCAGGCCCAGGCCCCCGTGGCCGCGGTCCTGCTCATGCACATGCCTGCGGAG CAAGCCTTTTGGTGCCTGGTGCAGATCTGCGACAAGTACCTGCCAGGTTACTACAGTGCAGGGCTG GAGGCCATTCAGCTGGACGGGGAGATCTTTTTTGCGCTCCTGCGCCGGGCCTCTCCGCTGGCACATCGCCACCTGCGGCGGCAGCGCATCGACCCTGTGCTCTACATGACGGAGTGGTTCATGTGCATCTTCGCCCGTACCCTGCCCTGGGCATCGGTGCTGCGTGTCTGGGACATGTTTTTCTGTGAAG GCGTTAAGATCATCTTCCGGGTGGCCCTGGTCCTGCTGCGCCACACGCTGGGCTCGGTGGAGAAGCTGCGCTCCTGCCAAGGCATGTATGAGACCATGGAGCAGCTGCGTAACCTGCCCCAGCAGTGCATGCAGGAGGACTTCCTGGTGCACGAG GTGACCAATCTGCCAGTGACAGAAGCACTCATTGAGAGGGAGAATGCAGCCCAGCTCAAGAAGTGGCGGGAAACACGGGGGGAGCTGCAGTATCGGCCCTCACGGCGACTGCATGGCTCCCGGGCCATCCATGAGGAGCGCCGGCGGCAACAGCCACCCCTgggcccctcctccagcctcctcagcctccctggtctCAAGAGCCGAGGCTCCAGGGCTGCTGGAGGGGCCCCCTCCCCGCCGCCTCCCGTCCGCAGGGCCAGTGCTGggcctgccccagggcctgtggtcACTGCTGAGGGACTGCATCCATCCCTTCCCTCACCCACTGGCAACAGCACCCCATTGGGTTCCAGCAAGGAGACCAGGAAGCAGGAGAAGGAGCGGCAGAAACAGGAGAAGGAGCGGGAGAAGGAGCggcagaagcaggagaaggagCGGGAGAAGGAGcggcagaagcaggagaaagagcgggagaagcaggagaaggagcgggagaagcaggagaaggagcgggagaagcaggagaaggagcggcagaagcaggagaagaaGGCTCAAGGCCGGAAGCTTTCGCTGCGTCGAAAGGCAGATGGGCCCCCAGGCCCCCACGATGGTGGGGACAAGCCCTCAGCAGCCGAGGCCCGGCAGGACGCTTACTTCTGA